Below is a window of Anomalospiza imberbis isolate Cuckoo-Finch-1a 21T00152 unplaced genomic scaffold, ASM3175350v1 scaffold_507, whole genome shotgun sequence DNA.
acccattggcttctgtctcccaccaggccccccggtgaagagcctggctctgtgttctccatcccctccttgctggcactgccaggctgggatgaggagcccctcagccttccctgctcggggctggacaagcccagctccctcagcctctgttcacagcccaagggctccagccccaccttggaggcccttccctaaccctgctccagctgccagacatctttcctgccctggggaacccaacccaggccacagggacctggataatccacgtccttgatgtcctggccacacagccctggccccttttccccatgtcaggctctggggtggatcctgtggaacatcctttggtgggggctgtggctccaggtggaccgggggaataccaggggacagggacaccgctgggcatgaacagcactggacttgttgggagaaactgtgagggggagctggggtggagtgaccaacccagtggcctcacacagccctcctgggatgtcacacagcccctctgtgatgtcacagccagctgtgggatgtcacagaggcagtttatCTCATAGCAGATGTGGGGGTCattggctgcctggggcacagtgaccatgaaataatcaagttttcaatgttctgtgaaagaaggaggggcagcaacaaaacttccacactggaattaggaagggcagactttggcctatttaggatgctgaTCTGGGGAGTACcaaatcaggtactgatttttcaagggaaacagcccttaaaaacaaaggggtccagggaAGATGGACACATTTccagaaagtaatcttaagggggaaggagcagcctgtcccagtgtggccaaagatgagccGGTGCGGAAAATGACTGGCCtggctgcccatggagcttttgtgggtacttaagggaaaaaagagggtgtattaactttggacagaaggTCAGGCAACTTAGCAAGTGTTTGAGGATGTTGTTAGGTCATGCAGAATGAGAAGTTGAGAGGTGAAAGCTCAATTAGAACTTAAcatggcagcttctgtaaaaagaataaaattgtatttattaaaaaatttatAGCAatagggaggggaaggagaagttCTACTCTTTATTtgatgcagtggagaatataggaactaaagataaggaaaaggccGAGCAACTTAACATCTTGTTTGTCTCAATTTTCAGTCTTAGGACATGTTGTCCTCAGGACAggagttctcctgagctggtagatgggcacagggagcagaacagcccccctgtaatccaggaggaagcagctggtgatctgctgggccactcagatactcacaggtgtatgggatcagatgggatccatcctaggggcatgagggagctggtggatgagctcctcaagctgctctccatcatttaccatcagtcctggcccatcagggaggtcccagagcactggagatgccagtgtgagcccatccccaagaagggctgggaggaggatctggggaactccaggcctgtcagcctgacctcggtgcccggcaaggttctggaacagatcaccctgagtgccatcacagggcacccacaggatggcccagggatcagagccagccagcgtggTTTTAAGAggggcaggtcctgcctgagcaacctgttctcCTTTTATAACCAGGTGACCCACGTGTGGATgtggaaaggctgtggatgtgtccatctggacttcagcaaagcctttggcATTGTCTCTGAcagcattccctggaaaagctgcagcccacggcttggGCAGGTTCCCTCCTCGCTGGGAGATTGAAGAGCTGGCTGgaggctgggcccagagagtggtggagATGGTGCTGCATCCAACTGGTGTCCAGTCCCTGGTGCTGTCCCCCAGGGATCTGTGTTGGGCCCAGTCCTGTTTAACATCTTCACTGATGATCTGGGTGAGGGGATCGAGCCCACCATCACCAAAtgtgcagatgacaccaagctggtgtgagtgtggatctgctggagggcaggacaagaagacacagccttgagctgcaccaggggaggtttaggctggacaaCAGGAggaagttcttcacagaaagggtgagtgggcattggaatgggcagGCCAGGGGGGAGGTAGCACAGTCACTGTCCCTCTCCAGTGGCACTTAGTGGCATGGTCTGGGTGACAAGGCAGTTTTAGGGCattggttggacttgatgatcccaaaggtcttttccagcctatttgattctgtcattctgtgatgattgggacactctggggccattgtgacactgcagagccTCGTGGAACTAAgaggaccatggtgacactgtgcagcCCCATAGAACCAGGGTTCCATTGTGGTGCTCTGGGGCCAAATGGAGCCAGGGAGTCCCCTGTGACACTGGGTCCTCGTGGAACcacagaggccattgtgacactgcgggGCCTCCTGGAACTGAGGGGTTTCACCATTTTGACACTGcaaaaccaaggagagcattgggAGAGTCCAGGGCCcagtggaaccaaggggccgttCTGACACTGCGGGGCCtcttggaaccaaggggacattgtgacactgcaggaccttgtggaacctaggggccactgtgacactctggggcctcaagGAATCTGGAAGGCCTTTGTGACACTGTGTGGCCTCGTGGAAACAAGGAGTCCattgggacactgaggggacttgtGGAACCACAGAGAGCATTGTGACAGTGTGGGACCTCATGTAACCatggggccactgtgacacccTGGgaccccatggaaccaaggggccactgtgaaacTGCGGCACCAAcgagaacattgtgacactgaggagacccatggaaccaaggagtcctTTGTCACATTTTGGgaccccatggaaccaaggagaccagtGTGACAGTGCAGGGCCTGGTGTaaccaaagggacattgtgaccCTGAGGGGCCACTTGgaaccaaggaaacctttgcaAATGACTCCAAGCTGGATGTGAGTGTTGCTCTGATGGAGAGTAGGAGGGCTCGGCAGAGGGACGTGGaaggctggatccaggggccaGATCCAACTAGGTGAGGTTTagcaagtccaagtgccgggtcctgcactttggccacaacaacccctacagcactacaggctggggacagcagccaggcagaaagggacctgcagggaacggtgtggccagcaggaccagagctgctgtgccagcactgatctgccccagctctgcacacagacattgctgctgcagctccagggaaggcaacaaaagggcatctctgcagaagacTTTGCTGCCAGAtcctttagttcctttaaagccaccaagagcGCAGCCCCTCACTGACACAGTCTgtagccacagggaaggtggagagaaacaaagtgagaaatggcacaaggaatggCATTTCTTTTTGGACTATactgaaaaagtaaaacaaagaaaatgaacctccaaaatgaaaccaacaagaagtatcaaagatgacttttattacaagtgatttgcagaaattggccagcagtttaatgtttcctgaaagcatccagtcatcagtctccacactgcagccttgagctcctggttcctcaggctgtagatgagggggttcagggctggaggcaccactgagtacagaagtgacactgacagatccagggatggggaggagaaggaagagggcttcaggtgagcaaatgtgcCAGTGCTGAGaaacagagagaccacggccaggtgagggaggcaggtggaaaaggctttgtgccgtccctgctcagaggggatcctcagcacggccctgaagatctgcacataggagaaaacaatgaacacaaaacaaccaaatgccAAACACACACTAAAAGCAATGAGCCTAAATAAcctgaggtaggatttggagcaggataGTTTGAGGATCTgagggatttcacagaagaactggcccagggcattgccatggcaca
It encodes the following:
- the LOC137467038 gene encoding olfactory receptor 14J1-like, with product KPLHYGTLLGSRACAHMAAAAWASAFLNALLHTANTFSLPLCHGNALGQFFCEIPQILKLSCSKSYLRLFRLIAFSVCLAFGCFVFIVFSYVQIFRAVLRIPSEQGRHKAFSTCLPHLAVVSLFLSTGTFAHLKPSSFSSPSLDLSVSLLYSVVPPALNPLI